A genomic region of Eucalyptus grandis isolate ANBG69807.140 chromosome 5, ASM1654582v1, whole genome shotgun sequence contains the following coding sequences:
- the LOC104446509 gene encoding putative B3 domain-containing protein At1g78640: protein MEGSSSAQSRQNHFNPFPLSSPGSSSSPIQNASTVTPQEGELPGKDTVATEGRSLLDFNKPQLGCTGSSSFSSTTQNDNGATNQQCDLLGKGLKRKRSSGSVVPNDNGRPVPRNNEEENHYAGISTELVLYEDKCKIKKKLKKSDLSDHLSRLMLSRGSVEAHVLPLMDEQMKERVKSKDGMKVVVRNADTREEHELVFRRWGPSGSYVLNCGWTKLFVKGRGLEVGDQIGMFWDTDDSKFHFTVHRKVACGPSNAVA from the exons ATGGAAGGATCAAGCTCAGCCCAATCCCGTCAAAACCACTTCAACCCATTCCCCCTCAGTAGCCCCGGCAGCTCCTCCTCTCCAATCCAGAATGCCAGCACGGTGACACCCCAGGAGGGTGAGCTCCCAGGGAAAGACACTGTGGCAACGGAAGGACGGAGCTTGCTAGATTTCAACAAACCCCAACTCGGTTGCACCGgcagctcctccttctcctctacAACCCAGAATGACAACGGGGCGACAAACCAGCAGTGTGACCTCCTGGGAAAAGGCCTGA AGAGGAAAAGATCGTCAGGTAGTGTCGTCCCAAATGACAACGGGAGGCCCGTTCCGAGAAACAACGAAGAAGAGAACCACTATGCTGGCATCTCCACTGAGCTGGTCCTCTACGAGGACAAGTGTAAAATCAAGAAGAAGCTAAAGAAAAGCGACCTCAGTGATCACTTGTCGCGGCTCATGCTTTCGCGAGGCTCCGTGGAAGCCCACGTGCTCCCGTTGATGGACGAGCAGATGAAGGAGCGAGTCAAGAGCAAGGATGGAATGAAGGTAGTCGTGAGGAATGCGGACACACGTGAGGAGCACGAGCTCGTGTTCCGCCGCTGGGGGCCGTCAGGAAGCTACGTGCTGAACTGTGGCTGGACCAAGCTGTTCGTCAAGGGACGAGGGTTGGAGGTAGGGGACCAGATCGGCATGTTCTGGGACACAGACGATAGCAAGTTCCACTTCACGGTCCATCGCAAGGTTGCTTGTGGACCAAGCAACGCGGTGGCTTAA